GGGGAAGAGGAGGTCGACATGACTGAATATTTGGGCATCACCATGCGTAAGGTCAAGCCTTTGGAGGCAATGTGCAAAGTAAGGGAACCAATGCCATAGCATTCTTCAGTGGATGCCAATGCCATCATCTAAAAGTCACCCAAGTCAATTGGACTTGTGAAATCCTATGATTAAGAAtatccacaccaaaaaaaaaaaaaaatgtgaccaCAATTTAGATGTAGTTAATTGTATGGGGTGgtggtgttttaaaaaaagttataagtcTATGTGAAAATGACAAGTAATTACTCACATTTAGTTGTTGCAAAATTTGTGGTtctaaaaaattctatataaaactctctctctctctctctcaatgcaAATACTAGCCTCTTATCTGCGAACTGCGAAGTCCATTAATCAAAGTCTGAGGCAAAAACCGAATTACATGTTTAGTATTTGTGTAGCAAGAATTGCGGTCTTCGTAGTTCATAGCAATATTTTCATCTAGTACAAGTAATTGCCAAATCATATTCGGCCAAGGaagttttatgtttaaaaagGTTGTGTCCTGGGCCTCTTGGCTACGTAGAAGTTAGTCCATAAAGGAACCTAACTAGGACGGTGAGCTTTAGGttgttaagacttaagagtggGCTGGAGTTTTTGGTCTATTTGATGTATTGAGCCCATAATAGACTATCAGTCTTATGAATGCACTATTAGCGTGTTCAAAGACTTGGGAGCTTAAAGTGAAATTTTAAAGAGTGAGTTTAGTAGTTCTAAGATCTCAAGAATTAcgatatttttgaaattataggTTCGAAATCTCTTGCTAGTATTTTCGAGCCACTCTTAAGGAATTTCTTCCTGTAATAATGTAGTGTATATGAGACAAAGTATATGTCCAAAAGAATAATTAGATATTTAGAAATGTTTGCcaaatagttaaatttttattccattactgtggatgctcttagaagCACCGACAACTTTCATTCATTATCAAATTATCCTATATAGATATTAGTGTATTGCCCACGAGTTCATGACaaaagtaccatataaaaaTGGGCCTAGGAAATTACCATGATCTggttttggggaaaaaaatcatttctaaacttatatttgttaaatttgaaattcaaaatacatTATTAATTATGAACTTAATTATAAAtccatcttatatatatatatatttttaaaaaaaccatggttttaaaaacaagtatggtgaaaaaaccaaaaaaatgactGATTACTAGTTTTTCGGTCGAAGCAGGGTTTGACCAATAGTTGAACCGGtaacgtcataaataatttaattaataattataaaattaaataaataaataatttcatagCTGgtcattttaactaaaaaattaaataatagtaaaacaTTAAACTTTAGCTTACCACaattcaaccaaaacaaaaccaaaaaaataaaaaaaacatatacaagCACCCACAACCCACAAGCCcactatataatattttaattatttttaacctttcaaataacaaaaaataagtgtGCCAATAGGTAGTAATATCATTGCCcacttgatatatttttttccctccacACATTCTGCTAAGTGCGCCAATGGGTTGCAATATCATTACCCActtgatatttttttctacACACGATAACATACCAACTACCACACATTTTGAAATCCATTCACACAATTGGTTCAATAATAGTTATGTACATATCCCATctcactttttgtttttcatatctctctcttcaataatactctctctctctctctctcaaactaaAGCAGACAGATCCTTGCAAATTTGCTTATCTTTGAGCTTCTTTGGTTCTTCCTTAACACAAatttagtaaatatttttttttttttttttgtcttttgagcAAAAGGTAAGTAAAGTAAATCTAATATTTTGGGTCACTGTGGGTGTCTTAGGCTTCACCACTTCATACTTGAGAGAGCATTTTCAAAATCGAAATTTCTCTTCTTAAATTTGAAACAAGAgatctctctttttaatttttttttttaggttaaaaAACACAACAGTTGAAGTATTTATGAAGAAATGCTAAAACCAGTTTAATCGCACCGGTTTTCGGGGCAGTTTATATTGTTTGCtcggttttttatttattttcgaTTTTAACTAATAAGATGACCAGATTAAGGTCCAGTTCTCGGTTGAAATGGCCAGgccggtccggtttttaaaaccattaaaaaaactcaaaatgatATTAGacatattcatttattattaccAAGAAATAAGTTAAACGAATCACTAAGTACAGGATAACctaaatttaaaatcataaaaactTATGAAACCAATATAAATGATACCCTATATGGTaagctcttttctttttttctttttcttttttgctttgtaAGAGAAGTttagataaagataaaatatagtataatattaaacaaatttGCTAATAagtgaaactcaattttcaagTCTAGTTAGTTTATTTTTGGAATATAAACCTTTGTTTTCTTGCAAATAAAAGTAATAAGTACAATATCTAATAATTGATTAATTGCATAATCGAGTAGGTCTCAGATCTCTGATGGTGTATTTGTTTGCCATcatctttttcctttaattttttaggttattaattaatttggttatataaaattttttaaagtctCAAATTTTTAAGGATATACTGTAACCAACTTTAGTAAATAAACAATCTACCATTAGCAAAAAGTTGCATCTAAACGCCCACTCATCTCATTTTATCAATGGTACAAACATGACATCATATGTTACAAATAATGCATATTAGTATCACAATCCGAGAAGATATCAATACCAATCATTCATATTTAAGTAACTTCTCAGTCTTCAGAAAGAATAGAGTAATAGTAATAGTACCAATACTAATGGAAGGAGCTCCCTGGTTTAATTTTGCACTTTTATTCGTCTTCTTACTTGTAGTTTCAAAGTTTGTCTTCAAAAGACATGCAAACCCAAGAAACCTCCCTCCAAGCCCACCTTCCCTACCTATTATAGGTCATCTCCATCTTCTTAAAGAACCCCTTCACCGAACTCTGCATGAACTCTCTGAGAAATATGGCCATGTCTTATTTCTCCGATGTGGAACCCGTAAAGTTCTAGTAATCTCTTCACCTTCAGCCGTAGAAGAATGCTTCACAAAGAAAGACATCATCTTTGCAAACCGCCCTCACATGCTAGCCGGGAAGCACCTTAATTACAACTACAAAACAATAGGGCTCTCCTCCTATGGTGACTACTGGCGAAACCTCAGGCGCCTCACAACCCTAGAGCTCTTCTCTACTAGCCGCCTCGCCATGTTTACCAGCGTTCGCCAAGACGAGGTTAAACTATTGGTGAAGCAACTGTTTCAAGACTCCTCTAGAGAGAAACCAACAAAGGTTGAGCTGAGACCAAAGCTTTTGGATCTTAGTTTCAATATCATGCTGAGGACAATAGCTGGGAAGCGATATTATGGGAAGGAAGTGGTGGACCAAGAAGCCAAGCAGTTTCAGATTATCATGGGGAAGGTGACAGAGCTTCTAGGGAGTTCAAATTTACAGGATTTTTTGCCAGTGCTACAATGGGTGGATTTTCAAGGGTTGGAAAAGAGGATGGtgattttaaagaagaaaatggatAGGCTCTTCCAAAATCTCGTTGATGAGCACAAGCGAATGAGAGGTAGTACTTCTAGTGAAAGTGTTAATGAAGGGACAAAGATGACATTAATTGATGTTATGTTATCACTGCAAGAGATAGAACCGGAATTCTATACCGACGAAATCATCAAAAGTGTTATTCTGGTAAGAATATGTCTTTATCAGTTAAACCCAAAAAAGTGAGACATTATGCTGTTAGGGTCATTTATTTCCATCAATGATGAATTATTGGTTGCTACTTTTTGATGTCATTGTCCTGCTATAGTGTTGATCTAATCtaggtggcaaaattggacacgacTCGCGAACTCGACACGATACGATACGAAATTAACAGCTTATGGGTTAAGACTTAATAGGTTCGTggcatattcgggttgacacaacAAACCCGTTTGATAAACGAGTTGGGTTAGGGTTCAATCTAtggaacccgtttgacccgtctgaccgtttaattaaatgaaattttaccaatataccattcaaactataattatataaatttattagttgttgtagtttattttctttaacgtattgtgattgattatttatgatattgagatatgctttaattttgaatgattatttgtgatataattactcattagttatgaattttatatttaaaatatttatttacttgttttttcataaatgtttttcttcattttgataaaatcagatatacaggtcgacacgactgacccgtttaataaatgggtcgtgttagggttgaggaaccTTAACCCGTTTCATAAACAGGTCGAGTTAGTATTGACTCATATAGTTAGATACGTATGAGTTGACATGACACAAACCTGATACGCGAACACGAACTGCCACTCCTAATCTAATCTTCAGCCCGATGAATAAGATTATCAAGATTATCAGGATCTtctaccattaaaaaaaaaaaaaagtcttgatAAAGTTATCTTGGTAATTAGTCTTGATAAAGTTGTCCATTAAAAAAGGAAGCATCACCACTTACAAGCACAAGTTAAttatattcagcaaaaaaaaaaaaaaaaaagcacaagttaattataaattgataattgaTCCCCTTCTACGGTGCACATTACACAATAAGCTAGCAGACAACCTCCACTATTTAGGGGCATTTTCTACCAAAGAGTGCATGTGacaatcataataataataataatattattattattaataataataatattattattattattattattattattattattattattattattattattatgctcttaagaaatttattaataattatttttaaaatgttttgatacaatataatttttatgagtataaaaagttataaaaaaatttttttttttttctttcataaaaatttttaaaaaatatttcataaaactaATGTTTTTAGAgtattcattaatttttcccttattattattatttttaaatttagtgaCTGATACGTATTGTTGGACTTTCTTTTTGCGTAGAATCAATTAATAACTTGTTCTATTGATCAATTAATAACTTGTTCTATTGATCAATTAATCTGCTGCTTGAAGGATTTGAGGCTTAGGGTCCAAATAAAATTTGCATTATGAGGGATTTTCTATTTCTCGGTAAATCTCATTTAAAATGGTTCTCCTACTTATGAAAGCCTACATATATTATACATAGACAAGAACAAACCCACTAAATGTATTTAATGGACGCATTTATGCCAAGTTCTCCCATTGCAAATGATAGTAAACCATCAAGATATATACTGAGTAGTAATATCTACACGTACTAGCGATTATTTGAACTCCATATATGTGCTTAAAGTTGTAGCTTCTCTTCCAAACGTGTGTGCAGGCAATGCTACATGCCGGGACTGAAACTTCATCAACAACCATGGAATGGGCACTCTCACTTCTTCTTAAGCATCCAGAAACAATGCACAAGGCTTGGGCTGAGATAAACACAAATGTTGGACAAGCCCGCTTTTTGGAAGAATCAGACCTAACAAAGCTGAACTACCTACAAAATGTAATTGACGAGACACTTAGGCTATTCCCACCAGCCCCACTTCTTATACCACATGAATCATCTGAAGAATGCACAGTCAGCGGTTTTCATGTGGGACAAGGCACAATGTTACTAGTTAACTTGTGGACCATTCACAGAGACCCTAAGCTGTGGGTTGAACCAGAAAGGTTTAGGCCAGAGAGATTTGAAGGTGTAGAGGCTGAAGGGAATCGCTATCAACTACTTCCATTTGGTGTAGGAAGGAGAGCTTGTCCTGGAGCTGCTCTAGGTAGACGAGTTGTAGGGTTGGCATTAGGAGCACTGATTCAGTGTTTCGAGTGGGACAAGATTGGTGAGAGTGAAATCAACATGTTGGAGGAAGCAGGAATTAACATACCCAGAGCTGAGCCATTGGAAGCTCTGTGCAAACCACGCCAAACTATGATCAACCTCCTTTATGATTTGTGAATTCTATATATAACTATGCAATTTCCTCATATCATGTATTATGCAAAGCACTTTGGTATAGGCATATGAGAATTGTCTGAATCTCCTGTGTTATTTGGTTGATTATTAgtacaaataagaattttataaGAACAATATAGTATGTAAACTAAATTTATTTGAAGACTTTCTTGCTTAAACCATAGTGACATGGCCTGTGAGTGTATCATTTTATCTCGTCTcccttctcctatatatatatgtgtgtatgtgtgtttctcaaaaaaaaaaaaaaccatagtcacatattcttgaaattttatggAACTTTATCCTAATTAATTTcctatatttcaaaaatattccaGGCAACCCTAATTAATTAACCTGAATTAATTTCCTGGAAGATGTAATGCTCATCCTATTCcaaaatttattcttaaattttctttgttttattccCATATACTGGGTATGAACTGTTGAGTTGAGTATTTAAGATTCCTATATTTCACCACAATCATGGAGCAACTTGGTTATACTAATTCCATAGTTTGCGTACATATCTACTAGCTAGTACAAATGTCAACTGGGGAGTGAGAAGATATGTACATATTCCGTTAGAGAAGTTAATTACGGGTATATTAATTCTTATCTGTAGCATTTATATATGTACACACATTTATATCTGGGATGTGTGAGTCATTCAGTTCAGTTCTTGCTTATAGTGACTCATTGTCTATTATTGCCACCTACAAGCCATCTACTACAAGGTATTGATTTTACAAACTCAGAACTTTTgtgtctctcttttcttttccccttttttgtTCTGAACACGTGTGGAGGTCTGAAACAACtggttattacttttttttttttctttatttatttaatttttatttgccAGTGCCCTGTGGGCTGTGACATCTACTTATACAATGAATTCTTTTAAGTGATGGACCAGGCTAACAATAAATTGGACCTCGTATCTTATTGAATGTGGACACACACACAGTAACAAGTAATTTGCTGCCTGAAGCATGAACATAAGATTGGACACGGGCCCGAAGCCTGTTCAACCACATAACTATTAACTACACCTGTAACTGTACTGTATGGGAGGGGAAAAGGAATAACGAATGCCATCCACATTTTCAATATTCCCTAGAAAAGCCACTgcacatttttccttttaatttttttacctattttaattttgatggcCTTGAATTCTTACATGATGTTTGTAACGAAGAGAACAAAGGGGAGGAGAGTAAATGGGAAGGTGCGTAgtcaaatatattaaaataaaatactaaagtATACTTATAGCTCATAGAAATTGGGATTTGTTTTACTTTGGTCATTAGTTGAGAATGAGAGATAGCCTTAAGTTGGAATTGGAAAGATTTGATTTGAGAgatttttttgttaacaaaagACTTATTAAAAGCCTACAATTTTTACCATTGGGCATCTTTAATATGATGGTGACTCTACAAGTACAAAGTTCTTGTAAGGTAGGGGACAAGAATTAGAATTCAAGTCTTTAGGAAAGAgattcacatatatatatacttagattatgctataatagaattttatcttgtattaaaaaataaaatgctacatttttttatatcatcatttattatttatatatatttatataatttttgttaattaatttgataTGTAGAGCTACTAATAATGTTAAACTAGGCTAGTTTAactttaaactaattaaaaaactCATTCTTTATAGATAGAGTAATGCAACACttaaaaattctaattaaattaagtttGATCTTCTCTAAACAAATCCTAATTACATTAGGTAAGTTTTTTCTATAAATAGtctctattttaaatttttatttattaattgtatttttttataatttttatttattaattataaatgaataaatataatcaaaattttccGTGTATTTGACTGGTGAACAAGGTAGTTCATATTGTTTTCATACAATGCCATTTATTTCTATCTACCCCAACCCAAATATTAGCGATAGGCAATGGGTTCTGAATTGCTAAAATaacccaaaaccaaaagttAATCTCAAAAAATccctatttgttttttttagaaaataaaatcctTAGTTTAACGCTAAGAATAAGTGTCACCTAACGTGTATGATGTATCATCCGCACCTAAAATTCCAGAATCCAGACCAAAACAATATACCATGTTAAACACAAATGACACACATAGTACGTAATAAAGTATCCCAATGATCCCAACCTCTCAACCAAAAAGAATACATCTAGTaacaaaattaagaacaaaaagGTAAACCGTCCCACTATCACACCCAAATCATCTAACTTGTACTCACTTCTAAGGTAACCCATTACCACTTTTTATCTCCACCAAACCATACGCCGCTAGAAGGAATTTAgtgtaacaaaatatatatcatttatcTCCATGAAATGGGTCCCACACTCATAAAGTCTATCATCTtgtgagaaaaatattatacatctaattacacaaaataaaaatttatagattaCACATCAGAAATTTTGTAGTTCAATTAACATTTCTAACGCTCCATTTGGATTGAGAATTAGGGAGAGTAAATTAGAGTTAGCCGAAAATTAGCCTATTATTTctagccaactctactctactccttCCTCTTCCCCTTCCTCCCACTCAATCCAAACATTTCATAAGTGATTTGCGATCAAGCATAAGAATATTAAGAATTTTAATAACATTCCCAAATAGATTATCTCATACTAAGCATACTATTTAGGCCCTATTTGGTAGCTTAGTTCTAACacacattttcatattttaaacaacattacacactttttcacacactttttcacccacatataTATCTAAAACACTCAaataacattactcaaactcctcTACCAAACAGACCCAGTATTTTTCAACAATAGAGTTCAAAAATTCTTGTCTCTACTTATCCAACAAATGCATCATTGGTGgtgttttataattttagttTGAAGTTTGAGTCACACCTCTCCCATCTCCATTATCTACCATTCAACATgtaagataaattaaaaaaaaaaaatgcaaaatttttttttagtctttaaCCTTTACCAAAAATCTGTTTTACATTTctatgaaaaattcatttttcatcctaaaactattgaaaatgttttactttctttttttaaattttactaaaagtttatttttgtttctaaatcattgaaaaaatccttttttttttcatctataagtctttaaattattaaaaaattctcacaaaatttaagaatgaaaaaataattttttaaagtttattgacgaaaaacaattttttttgtaaaatttaaacaccaACATcatattttacccaaaaaataattattattgaattgaaaaaaaaaaaaaaaaaaaaaaaaaaaaaaaaaaaaaacaaaaaagacaaaactcTATAGAGCCACACGCAAGGCTCTTCCCCCAAATCTTTGATCTatttaatactaaaaaaaataatcaaaatctCTAACTCACTACGCTCCCCCAgcaattaaatttgaaaatttcattttggtcccCAAAATGACAGACTCGGAGAGCACAATCGCACCCCCAACCCCAGAAATGGAATCCGAGTACCAAGACCacgaacaacaacaacaacaacaaccaaaccCAACCAAAAAGCCAACCAACAATGGCAACACCaccaccgccgccgccgccaATACCAATACCTTAGCTTTCAGCATATGGCCGCCGACGCAGCGCACGCGCGACGCCGTGGTGGCGCGCCTCGTCGAGACGCTCTCCAAGCAGTCCATTCTCTCCAAGCGCTACGGCACCTTGCCCAGCGACGAGGCCTCGTCCGCCGCGCGCCTCATCGAGGAGGAGGCTTTCTCCGCCGCCGCCGAATCCGCCTCCGCCGAGGACGACGGCATCGAGATCCTCCAGGTGTACTCTCGCGAGATCAGCCGCCGAATGCTCGACACCGTTAAGACTCGCGCCTCCTCTGCCGCCGCCTCTTCTGTCGTCGACGCCGGAACTGCGCCGCAGACTCCGTCTCTCGAGGCTGCTTCCGCTACCGCTGCCAGTGAGGATAGCTCTCCTACTGTCACTGAATCTTAATCTCTCTCTAGGATTTTAGCTTTTCTGGTATGCTAGGGTTTCTGTTTCATTCGGAATAGTATATTATATGCTACATTGAGATCTGCTTGTACTATTTATGCATTTTCTGTTCCTTatattatgattatgattatgaagatgatgatgatgtagccattataatattaatatctGGAGTATTTTTCTTTGTGAAATAATCGTAATGCAGTTCGATTTCTCTGTTTTCCTCTGTATTATTTGGTGTATTGGAATTATACCCTAATTTGTTAGGAATTAGAGATTTTGTTTGAACAATGTATATACCCTAACTTGTAAAGAAAACAATGTAATTGAGTGAATGCATAATGAATTGATGAATGAGAGTCCAAGGTATCGAATTGGAAATGGATTTTTCATTAGTATTAGCTCGTTTAGATTGTTTTTCATGAGCTAGATTAACTTCGCAAATGTTAAGTTATTGATGATGAATtggatttgaaaattctttatttaCAAATATCATAATTGTTTCCCCAATTTGTATTAGGTTTAGCTCTTAATGCTGTATCTTGTCTGAAACCAAGGCCTTTTATCACGATAGGCTTGTTCCGTACCTTGATCCACTACCGTATCGATTAGCATTCCGTGCTGTGGTTTAGGACACACAGGGTGTGGTTTAGAATCCCAGTGTACGTCTTCTCGTAGCCTTGACTCCACAAGTACTGATGGAGGACCAAGAAATTACCTGACTTCATACATCTGTAATTGTCACAATGGTGTTGTCGAAACTTGCTAGAACATGAATAACACCTTTTGGTATTCTATGTGCACTCTTATGTAAACCATGAAGCCCATTCCTACCTGATCCTATTGTTGGTACTGGTTTTGCTATATTTTATCAGCTTGTAAATATAAGTCAGAATATATACATAATGTACTGAAGATAcgtgtaagaaaaaaaaaatagccgaTGCTTCTTTTCCTACCAGTGTGTGTGATGCAGCTGCTACCCTATTGATGAAGACTTGGCGTGTGCTTAGTTTCTCATATTTCAAGTGAGATGAGTAGATGAGTTTATCATTAATTCTCTGTGCCAAGGACAGGCTAATTGGTGCATCATGTAGTATGGCATATTTTTGCTTATTGAATGCATAGCATTGTCTGgtttaaaaattatcttttaagtTTTTCCCCCCTAGactattattttcatttgtatTGGAAAAAAATGGTAGCATATTCTTCTATGTGATTGTTTGTGCATGACGTGTGTGTGTTTGTGCATGACATGTGTGCTCTTAGTCCTTCTGGCCCTTAATTACAATTATCCATTTgcttgccaagagccttgtagctcagtGGCATTGCCTGGTCTCCCCTAGGAGTCAAACCAGGTTCAAATCTCCTCTCTCCCACTTGTAACATTGAATTAttaactaccaaaaaaaattccattttgCTTGTCCTTACACCTTGTCTATACATGTATTAGGAAAGCAAGGTAGCATGTACTTGTATGTGATCTTTGCTTAGGGTGTCAATGTGTCATGCCATTGCTATATGTGGAAGATATTTAGTCCTCTTTATTGGTCAAGGTTTCTCTAGAGTTCATCATTCTTTTCATATGATCAGTGTGATTCTTGCATCATAACATTGTTGAAATTTGGCAATGCGAGACTTACTTAAAAGAAAGAACTCTTGCAATGAGATGTTTCAGGACCTTTTCATGGAGTATTTTGCTCTAAGTACTAGAAGCAATTGTATTGAAGGTTATTTTATGCTTTTGGAATTCTTATATTTCTGATAATCTAGTTGATGCTCCTTAAAAATTGAAGAACCTTTTCCTTTGTGTTACTACATCACTCTTTTAGGAAGCTGCAATGTTCATTTCTGTGCAGATGATTTTAGGACAGACATGAGTGTTTTGGAATAAAGATCCCCTCCAATTGAATCTTCCAATTTcctccaatttttatttagatgtaaaatttggcatttactaattaaataaatgctACGTGTCGCACATCCAGATAAAAATGTGAGGGAATTGGAGGGGATCCTTTCTCGGGTATTTTCTGGTTAGTGGATGTACATCCTGATGCACCTGCAGCACTGCTGTGTACATAGGTGAAAATTGAGCATGCGCCACACCTCCTGTTTGGGGTTAGGATCTGCTTACAAGTGGCGTTGTGATAGAATGTGATCTATTATGGGGCAAGACGTGACATCTCGAATTAATATTTTTGTGCCTTCAGCAAGTTGATGTTGTTATTTAGATACTGTGTGGTTGGGTCTGCAATAGCTGAATGTCATCATACCTCTGAGTTCTCTAATTGataatgttatttttctttcatccaGTCTGTCTCTCCTGCTCGCCATCTCATATGGATGATTGTGCTATAACTCTCTTTTGATGTCCTTGACAATGGATGAAATGTATCTCTGTGCTATTGGTCACCAAGCTAAAATACAATCTTTACTATCATCATGGCGAATCCTGTCATCTGTTGCTTCTCCTTTTGAGGTTCTGGGCAAATGTACTTAAATCCTCAACGCATATATTCAAATGTGCAGGAGTGTTGTGAGCACATCATACATACACACATTTATGTAGATACTTCTGAAACTCCTTACCAAAGACCAAAAGAAAAGGTCCTGTTGTTAATGGGAAGTGGGGAAGAAGGTAGTCTCTCCTTGCAGACTGACCTCTGTCAGTTACAAGAGAAACTAACGAAGGAGTCCGAGATTCTGATGCCATTTGATGCAAGATCTTGTTTCGTGTATGTACTGAAAGGATCTTGTTGGGCTTTGGTCAAATCggtattcattttatttcttggGGCCATGATGTCTTATCATGTAAATCATCTTATCTTGGGGCCATGATGTCTTATCATCTAGGTCTTCGACCTCACTTTTTTCAAATATGTTTAGTTTGTAGCTTtctactcttcttttttcttttttttccctgaatTAAAGAGGAGGTTTTCGGTGTGCACTCATCGACCCCATTTCATGTGACGGCAATGAGTAATACCACGTGTACCACATAAGTCTTGTTGAGACTATCACTCGAACCGCTTCTCTCTGAGTGCTAGGATAAGGATTCCTATCTCTCTTTGTTTTGGTATTTTACTACACTTTTCCAATCATggacaatatttaaatttgttcCCAGCCTGTTGTCTTACCAGTGTCACTGCCTTGGCGTGAAGTTGCACAAGGATTCTAGCATTTTAccttcatttttaaaaaaatttgtcaatatgcccctattttgaaactatttaggttcGTGCctctattttgaaacttgattttaataaaatcaagttttaatcaAAAACTCGATTGgcttaaaatcgagttatgccaaatgaaactcaaaaaaaaaaaaaaaaaattgcatggaactcgagttcatcgagctcgagttccatacctatagtggcattttttttagtgcta
This genomic stretch from Castanea sativa cultivar Marrone di Chiusa Pesio chromosome 1, ASM4071231v1 harbors:
- the LOC142639578 gene encoding cytochrome P450 81Q32-like, with the protein product MLQIMHISITIREDINTNHSYLSNFSVFRKNRVIVIVPILMEGAPWFNFALLFVFLLVVSKFVFKRHANPRNLPPSPPSLPIIGHLHLLKEPLHRTLHELSEKYGHVLFLRCGTRKVLVISSPSAVEECFTKKDIIFANRPHMLAGKHLNYNYKTIGLSSYGDYWRNLRRLTTLELFSTSRLAMFTSVRQDEVKLLVKQLFQDSSREKPTKVELRPKLLDLSFNIMLRTIAGKRYYGKEVVDQEAKQFQIIMGKVTELLGSSNLQDFLPVLQWVDFQGLEKRMVILKKKMDRLFQNLVDEHKRMRGSTSSESVNEGTKMTLIDVMLSLQEIEPEFYTDEIIKSVILAMLHAGTETSSTTMEWALSLLLKHPETMHKAWAEINTNVGQARFLEESDLTKLNYLQNVIDETLRLFPPAPLLIPHESSEECTVSGFHVGQGTMLLVNLWTIHRDPKLWVEPERFRPERFEGVEAEGNRYQLLPFGVGRRACPGAALGRRVVGLALGALIQCFEWDKIGESEINMLEEAGINIPRAEPLEALCKPRQTMINLLYDL
- the LOC142616914 gene encoding MFP1 attachment factor 1-like encodes the protein MTDSESTIAPPTPEMESEYQDHEQQQQQQPNPTKKPTNNGNTTTAAAANTNTLAFSIWPPTQRTRDAVVARLVETLSKQSILSKRYGTLPSDEASSAARLIEEEAFSAAAESASAEDDGIEILQVYSREISRRMLDTVKTRASSAAASSVVDAGTAPQTPSLEAASATAASEDSSPTVTES